A region of the Zetaproteobacteria bacterium genome:
CGAGGGGCGGCTGCTCGGCATGGTTCATACCGGCGGCTGGTGCGACATCGGCCGCCCGGCCACGCTTCTACCGCCGGTCGCCCTCCGCAGTGTGCGCGCCATCCTCGCCTGAGCCGCCGCCGGAGCCTGCGCACTGCCGCCGTCGCTCCCGCTGCAGCCGGCGCACCCGCCGCCGCTTGCGCGCCTGATGGTGCTGCCAGATGTTCATCGCCGGCCCGTGCAGGCAGTAGATGCAGATCAGCAGAAAGGGGATGCGGTAGGGATCGGCCATCAGCAACACCACCGCCACCAGCATGCCCACCAGCGCGATGAACGGCTTGCGCACATCAAGATCGAGCTCCTTGCCGGAGATGAAGCGCACGTTGCTGATCATGAACCAGGAGAGGGCGACGGCGTTGACCGCCCACAGCGCCGCCGACGGCTGCTGGCCGTTCTCGACATGGAAGAGCACGCCGGTGGCGACCAGCAGCGCGGTGGCCGGCGTCGGCAGACCGCGGAAGTAGCGTCGGTCCTGGAAGGCGTGCTCGACATTGAAGCGGGCCAGCCGCAGCGCCGCGCCGGCGACCAGCAGAAAGGCGAAGAGCCAGCCCGCCTTGTGGTAGGGGATCAGCGCCCAGACATAGAGCAGCACCGCCGGCGCCACCCCGAAGGAGAGCATGTCGCACAGCGAATCGTACTGGGCGCCGAACTCGGTCTCGGCGTTGAGCAGGCGGGCGGCGCGGCCG
Encoded here:
- the pssA gene encoding CDP-diacylglycerol--serine O-phosphatidyltransferase, producing the protein MAAERKRGIYLVPSFFTTLGLLAGFYAITTAIQGRFEAAAWGIVIAAIFDMLDGRAARLLNAETEFGAQYDSLCDMLSFGVAPAVLLYVWALIPYHKAGWLFAFLLVAGAALRLARFNVEHAFQDRRYFRGLPTPATALLVATGVLFHVENGQQPSAALWAVNAVALSWFMISNVRFISGKELDLDVRKPFIALVGMLVAVVLLMADPYRIPFLLICIYCLHGPAMNIWQHHQARKRRRVRRLQRERRRQCAGSGGGSGEDGAHTAEGDRR